The Acidobacteriota bacterium genomic interval AACAGCTCCTCGGGCTGGCTCAGAGGAGCCGCGGCACCTTCCGAGGAAAGAGGTGTCCCTTCACCAGCCAGGGGAGGAGAAACTCCCGGAGGCATCGTCCGGAACAGATCTTTCGTGGCCTGGATCTCCTGAGAAAGGATCGATATCCTGTGGTTGGTGTCCGTGAGGCGATCGAGAAGGATTTGAATATCCCCGCTGAGGGAGTCGATCTTGAGCTGAACGTCGGCTTTCTCCGACTGGGACATCTGAGCCTGGTTCTTGATCTTATCGTTGATGCCCTCCACGGCTGCATGAGTCGAGGAAACTTCCTTTTCCAGTCTGGTCACCTTCTCCTGAATCCCCGCGATGTCCGTCTGCAGCATCTCAAACTGTTTCGCCGTGATGCAGGACGAGGAGAAAAGGAGAACCGCCATCAACAGAATAAAGACGATCTTGCTTTTCAATGGTCACCCCCTATCATTCTTCTATGACAAATTCGACGCGCCTATTC includes:
- the ybgF gene encoding tol-pal system protein YbgF — protein: MKSKIVFILLMAVLLFSSSCITAKQFEMLQTDIAGIQEKVTRLEKEVSSTHAAVEGINDKIKNQAQMSQSEKADVQLKIDSLSGDIQILLDRLTDTNHRISILSQEIQATKDLFRTMPPGVSPPLAGEGTPLSSEGAAAPLSQPEELFKSAYADYSKGNYALAISGLREYIQRFPKSDLTDNAQYWIGECHYSQGDYQTAIEEFDKVIENFPDGDKVPGAHLKKAFALFELNQTAKGVILLQYLINRYPKSDEARIAKDKLKSIGAGF